One stretch of Oncorhynchus keta strain PuntledgeMale-10-30-2019 chromosome 18, Oket_V2, whole genome shotgun sequence DNA includes these proteins:
- the rhbdd1 gene encoding rhomboid-related protein 4 produces MRYRQRGGGQLGLILLASQVFHVGVENIPPVTLAVLGLNVYLFLVPSLPLLQACISVQQAYWRGDWRRLVLSPLHHLDDWHLYFNMASFLWKGVKLEPRLGSSFYAWLLTVFSLLTGVIYLLLEMVLSEITQDPSYSLECAVGFSGVLFALKVLSNHYHPGGVSYVMGVPVANRYASWVELVLIHVTSPGTSFVGHLAGILVGLLYTAGPLKVIMRTIAGFVMNGYHARQNPYYNSSGYSGSSGGHRAHPQNVHPYTGGLSEDEQYEAAIRASLNGRGGSTQRRPTSHGFNIPGELTAEEIRRRRLQRIDHFD; encoded by the exons ATGCGTTACCGACAGAGGGGGGGAGGTCAGCTGGGTCTGATCCTCCTGGCCTCCCAGGTCTTCCATGTGGGGGTGGAGAACATTCCCCCTGTGACGCTGGCTGTATTGGGCCTTAACGTCTACCTCTTTCTGGTACCCAGCTTACCCCTCCTCCAGGCCTGCATCAGCGTCCAGCAGGCCTACTGGCGTGGTGACTGGCGCCGCCTCGTGCTGTCGCCGCTGCACCACCTAGACGACTGGCACCTGTACTTCAACATGGCATCCTTCCTGTGGAAGGGCGTCAAGTTGGAGCCCCGGCTTGGCAGCAGCTTCTACGCCTGGCTTCTGACTGTTTTCTCCCTGCTGACGGGCGTGATTTATCTGCTGCTGGAGATGGTGCTCTCGGAGATCACCCAGGACCCCTCTTACAGCTTAGAGTGTGCAGTCGGCTTCTCAG GAGTGCTTTTCGCTCTGAAAGTGCTGAGTAACCACTACCACCCGGGAGGTGTCTCCTACGTGATGGGCGTCCCAGTGGCCAATCGCTACGCCAGCTGGGTTGAGCTGGTGCTGATTCATGTAACATCACCGGG GACCTCCTTTGTGGGACACCTGGCAGGCATCCTGGTGGGGCTTCTCTACACCGCTGGTCCTTTGAAGGTCATCATGAGAACAATTGCAG GATTTGTGATGAATGGATACCATGCCAGACAAAATCCATATTATAACTCTTCAG GATACAGTGGCAGTAGTGGAGGACACCGTGCGCACCCCCAGAATGTTCACCCTTACACTGGAGGTCTATCAGAGGATGAGCAGTACGAGGCAGCCATCAGAGCCAGTCTCAATGGCAGAG GGGGCTCCACTCAGAGAAGACCAACCTCGCATGGTTTCAACATTCCAGGAGAACTGACAGCAGAGGAGATCAGGAGGCGGCGGCTCCAGAGGATTGACCACTTTGACTGA